The Coregonus clupeaformis isolate EN_2021a chromosome 26, ASM2061545v1, whole genome shotgun sequence genome window below encodes:
- the itpa gene encoding inosine triphosphate pyrophosphatase, translated as MAVPAGRSVVFVTGNAKKLEEVIQILGDKFPYKLVSKKIDLPEYQGEPDEISIQKCKEAAKQVDGPVIVEDTCLCFRALGGLPGPYIKWFLDKLRPEGLYKMLAGFEDKSAWALCTFAFCPGKEEPVQLFRGITEGHIVEPRGPRDFGWDPCFQPDGFDKTYAELPKEVKNTISHRYRALAAMSEHLSSQANDKGTPDAKKKKHND; from the exons ATGGCTGTCCCAGCGGGGAGATCTGTTGTCTTCGTGACTGGAAACGCAAAGAAACTAGAAGAG GTGATTCAGATCTTGGGGGACAAGTTTCCCTACAAACTAGTGTCCAAGAAGATTGACT TGCCTGAATACCAGGGGGAACCAGACGAGATCTCTATACAGAAGTGTAAGGAAGCAGCAAAACAG GTTGATGGGCCAGTCATAGTGGAGGACACATGCCTGTGTTTCAGAGCATTGGGAGGTCTACCAGGACCCTACAT aaaatGGTTCCTGGATAAACTTAGGCCTGAAG GTCTGTATAAGATGTTGGCTGGGTTTGAAGATAAGTCAGCCTGGGCTCTGTGTACCTTTGCCTTCTGTCCAGGGAAAGAGGAGCCTGTACAACTCTTCAGAGGGATAACTGAG GGGCACATTGTAGAGCCTAGAGGCCCAAGAGACTTTGGATGGGACCCCTGTTTCCAGCCAGACGGATTTGACAAAAC TTATGCTGAGCTACCTAAGGAGGTGAAGAACACAATTTCCCATCGGTACCGAGCCCTGGCAGCCATGTCCGAACACTTATCCTCTCAGGCCAATGACAAAGGCACACCAGACGCCAAGAAGAAGAAACACAACGACTAA